One Deltaproteobacteria bacterium DNA window includes the following coding sequences:
- the raiA gene encoding ribosome-associated translation inhibitor RaiA produces the protein MEITVTFRHMEPSESLKAYAEEKISKIKKYLYSPMEAHVVLGVEKFRHMADVTLRVDGAMIKGAEETEDMYSAIDQVMDKIEKQVKKYRSKIRERGPENIKGGETLESEATLEPGEGLEEPVIEVEKLVAKPMDPEEAAMQFSLSDQEFMVFRNSRSQEINVIYRRKNGNLGLIEPSS, from the coding sequence ATGGAAATCACGGTGACCTTCAGGCACATGGAACCGTCGGAAAGTTTGAAGGCCTATGCAGAGGAAAAGATCTCTAAGATCAAGAAATATCTTTATTCACCCATGGAGGCCCATGTGGTCCTGGGAGTGGAGAAATTCAGACACATGGCCGATGTGACTCTCAGGGTGGACGGAGCCATGATCAAGGGCGCCGAGGAAACGGAAGACATGTACAGTGCCATTGACCAGGTCATGGACAAAATCGAAAAACAGGTCAAGAAATACCGCTCCAAGATCCGGGAAAGGGGGCCGGAGAATATCAAGGGCGGAGAGACCCTGGAAAGCGAGGCGACCCTTGAGCCAGGTGAAGGTCTCGAGGAACCGGTAATCGAGGTGGAAAAGCTGGTCGCCAAGCCCATGGACCCTGAAGAGGCGGCCATGCAGTTTTCATTGTCAGACCAGGAATTTATGGTCTTCAGGAACTCCAGATCCCAGGAAATCAACGTAATTTACCGGAGAAAGAACGGCAATTTAGGATTGATCGAGCCATCCAGTTAG